Proteins from one Symbiobacterium terraclitae genomic window:
- the dapF gene encoding diaminopimelate epimerase, translating into MEGAGNDYIYVNNFAEQVPEERLPALAAAISDRHFGVGADGLIVILPPTEPGHDFRFRMFNADGSEGEMCGNGMRCFARYCYDRGLTRNPVMRVQTLSGTVIAEVQRDAAGRVTGVRVDMGVPRLRRREIPVTGPADRTALDEEIIAAGRRFRAACVNTGVPHAVIFVDDVDAVDLAAVGPQIEVHPAFPRRTNVNFVQVLGEAELKMRTWERGSGITLACGTGASAALVASHLRGRTGRRALVHLPGGDLEIEWDEAGGHVFMTGPATFVCDGQFLKDY; encoded by the coding sequence ATGGAGGGTGCGGGGAACGACTACATCTACGTGAACAACTTCGCCGAGCAGGTGCCGGAGGAGCGGCTGCCCGCCCTGGCCGCCGCCATCAGCGACCGCCACTTCGGCGTGGGCGCGGACGGCCTGATCGTCATCCTGCCGCCGACCGAACCGGGGCACGACTTCCGCTTCCGCATGTTCAACGCGGACGGCAGCGAGGGGGAGATGTGCGGCAACGGCATGCGCTGCTTTGCCCGCTACTGCTACGACCGGGGGCTCACCCGCAACCCGGTCATGCGGGTGCAGACGCTGTCCGGCACGGTCATCGCGGAGGTGCAGCGGGACGCGGCCGGCCGGGTGACCGGCGTCAGGGTCGACATGGGCGTCCCGCGCCTCCGGCGGAGGGAGATCCCCGTGACCGGCCCCGCGGACCGGACGGCGCTGGACGAGGAGATCATAGCGGCGGGCCGGAGGTTCCGGGCCGCCTGCGTCAACACGGGGGTGCCGCACGCCGTGATCTTCGTCGACGACGTGGACGCGGTGGACTTGGCGGCCGTCGGCCCGCAGATCGAGGTGCACCCCGCCTTCCCCCGCCGTACCAACGTCAACTTCGTCCAGGTGCTGGGCGAGGCCGAGCTGAAGATGCGCACCTGGGAGCGGGGGTCCGGCATCACCCTGGCCTGCGGCACCGGCGCCTCGGCCGCGCTGGTGGCCAGCCACCTCCGCGGGCGCACCGGGCGGCGGGCGCTGGTGCACCTGCCGGGCGGGGACCTCGAGATCGAGTGGGACGAGG